A single Tautonia marina DNA region contains:
- a CDS encoding enediyne biosynthesis protein UnbU produces the protein MISESAMTSESARRDEPTTIEGAPRYSKGHLGALRRFAVAITVLNVLGHLWLGFEQSWAQPLVALATAYAMQLLLETLDAWAEGRRPRYAGGVVPLIDSLLAAHIAAMALSMLLYYNDRLWVVAFAVSVAIASKYVLRVPVGSRMRHFLNPSNFAITVTLLTFPWVGLAMPWQFTGALDGWADWSLPVIIFSLGSLLNLKYTKRYPLIVAWLVGFVLQAAIRSAFFDASLLAGLAPATGVAALLFTFYMISDPATTPSRPGDQIVFGASVAAVYGVFMMAHVAFGLFYALTLVSAARGVGLYAMTLAERRVAEPGPLAGVEPASLG, from the coding sequence ATGATTAGTGAGTCGGCGATGACGAGCGAGTCGGCCAGGCGGGACGAGCCGACGACGATCGAGGGCGCCCCGCGCTACTCGAAGGGCCATCTGGGGGCTCTGCGGCGGTTCGCGGTCGCGATCACCGTGCTGAACGTCCTGGGCCATCTCTGGCTTGGCTTCGAGCAGTCTTGGGCGCAGCCGCTGGTCGCCCTGGCCACCGCGTATGCGATGCAACTGCTGCTCGAGACGCTCGACGCCTGGGCCGAGGGCCGTCGTCCCCGCTACGCGGGGGGTGTGGTCCCGCTGATCGATTCGCTGCTGGCGGCCCACATCGCGGCCATGGCGCTGTCGATGCTGCTCTACTACAACGACCGACTCTGGGTCGTCGCCTTCGCCGTCTCGGTGGCGATCGCCTCGAAGTACGTGCTGCGGGTGCCGGTCGGGTCGAGGATGAGGCACTTCCTCAACCCGTCGAACTTCGCGATCACGGTGACGTTGCTGACCTTCCCCTGGGTCGGCCTGGCGATGCCCTGGCAGTTCACCGGGGCGCTGGACGGCTGGGCCGACTGGTCGCTGCCGGTGATCATCTTCTCGCTGGGCAGCCTGCTGAACCTGAAATACACGAAACGCTATCCGCTGATCGTCGCCTGGCTGGTCGGCTTCGTGCTCCAGGCGGCCATCCGAAGCGCCTTCTTCGACGCCTCGCTACTGGCTGGTCTGGCCCCGGCGACGGGCGTGGCCGCCCTGCTGTTCACCTTCTACATGATCTCCGACCCGGCCACGACGCCCTCTCGGCCTGGGGACCAGATCGTCTTCGGGGCCTCGGTGGCGGCGGTCTACGGCGTGTTCATGATGGCCCACGTCGCCTTCGGGCTCTTCTACGCCCTGACGCTCGTCTCCGCCGCCCGGGGGGTCGGCCTCTACGCGATGACCCTCGCCGAGCGACGCGTGGCGGAGCCCGGGCCCCTCGCGGGGGTCGAGCCAGCCTCACTCGGCTGA
- a CDS encoding serine/threonine-protein kinase, protein MGDEPEAFRTATAHSVFNRVEALCQAFTEEWEAGKPPSIEPYLVQVDEETGTTLLTNLLDLELRRRRGLGERPTIDEYIERFPRHASLIRRVFLESTSSASSPGDRTETAGNSTSGLATPVVSRLGEYRLIRELGRGGMGVVFEAVHVRSGDRVALKTLPLAEGSALHRFKREFRSAAELNHPHLVGLHELAADGVQWFFTMDLVDGTDFLRHVRPRGRLDEGRLRAALTQLASAVMALHGVGLVHRDLKPSNVLVSPGRGVVVLDFGLVQDLGGASASGSDRMAGTPAYMAPEQAAGKESAAPSADWYAVGVMLYEALSGRRPFDGTLLQVLQGKQSKDAPPLPVDGSVPEDLPVLAMRLLARDPAGRPDALEVARVVSAGAMIPGSDARGEPGVRLVGRGPQLAQLEEARRDIDRSGSPLTVFIRGRSGEGKTTLAEQFLAPLREDRQLTILSGRCYDRESVPFKALDNLIDALASHLRGLPPEDAALLMPADVGLLADVFPVLGRVDVVGKARRNRLADLDPQQMRRRAFAALRELMLRLSDRAPVVMFVDDLQWGDDDSAEALFEILRPPEAPAVLFLGTYRSDEAEGSAFLNAWAQLQRKHDIEVARRDVTVGPLDEQQRVELLTDLIGRDDEVVRRRAAEIARETGGNPFLLVELAGCFDPDSDSFRLMPVGEVIAQKLGRLPTEARGLLEVIAVSGQALPVDEALQASGGHSALSLNPMRNERLVRLLGAGEASKLDTYHDKIRESVLDELGADDRRAIHGRLADLIAAKVGADLGRLETLASGPDPVATEAATAIDRIYDLAFHFDAAGRGREALACALIGAEQARRRFAPEVAAAQYEIARRNAGEAPDVVRFRIAEGYGEALMLLGRYDEANDTLDGVIDLVDDPERKARVESLQAAIAFKEGLIDRSIALGESGLRRLGIRVPRTRPGWVFAALHQVLIQTWHTLWPSRLHRRSTTSRRDLTIRLGYLISEPYFFQNSIKALWVHLLGMNQAEQVAPSSHLALTYGMHSCWSAVMGWNVRGARYGDRAMALARELNDLYAQGYSCGYQGAGFYAAARYEEGLEQLNEAIELLNRSGDLWEYHLARFHKACCHYGLGQLTEAVAAARETFASSARFGDTRTYCSSWLWARATGGDLPFEEIRGCYPIRPDDILSTVHGLLTEAEWLVSQGRTGDALQVFERAAEMVRTTFCVNGHSILVIPMLARGLRLHAEAIAGEDARQAAQLRRRSARLARWATRFCWLFPATYSLALRERSLSLAALGQTRKALHFAERSCAFAESKNARYEFAQSALVRAQIARHLGRPGAEEQVHEAQAALEEIERPVRSTVSPVASAE, encoded by the coding sequence ATGGGAGATGAGCCTGAGGCGTTTCGGACGGCTACAGCCCACTCTGTTTTCAACCGCGTCGAGGCCCTCTGCCAAGCCTTCACCGAGGAGTGGGAGGCCGGCAAGCCCCCCTCCATCGAGCCCTATCTGGTCCAGGTCGACGAAGAGACCGGGACGACCCTCCTGACCAACCTCCTTGACCTCGAGCTGCGCCGGCGACGGGGACTTGGTGAACGTCCCACCATCGACGAGTACATCGAGCGGTTCCCCCGACACGCGTCCCTGATCCGCCGTGTCTTCCTCGAATCGACGAGCTCGGCCTCCTCGCCCGGCGATCGTACTGAAACCGCCGGCAATTCGACTTCCGGCCTGGCCACACCGGTCGTCTCGAGGCTGGGCGAGTACCGCCTGATCCGCGAGCTGGGCCGGGGCGGCATGGGCGTGGTCTTCGAGGCGGTCCACGTCCGCAGCGGCGACCGGGTCGCATTGAAGACCCTGCCCCTGGCCGAGGGCTCGGCCTTGCACCGCTTCAAGCGGGAGTTCCGCTCGGCGGCCGAGCTGAACCACCCGCACCTGGTCGGCCTGCACGAACTGGCCGCCGACGGCGTCCAGTGGTTCTTCACCATGGACCTGGTCGACGGCACGGACTTCCTCCGCCACGTCCGCCCCCGCGGACGGCTGGACGAAGGTCGATTGCGGGCGGCGCTGACGCAACTGGCCTCGGCCGTGATGGCCCTGCACGGCGTCGGGCTGGTGCACCGCGACCTGAAGCCGTCCAACGTGCTCGTCTCACCCGGGCGTGGGGTGGTCGTGCTCGACTTCGGCCTGGTCCAGGACCTTGGCGGGGCGAGCGCCTCGGGCAGCGACCGCATGGCCGGCACGCCAGCGTACATGGCGCCGGAGCAGGCCGCCGGGAAGGAGTCGGCCGCGCCGTCGGCCGACTGGTACGCCGTTGGCGTGATGCTCTACGAGGCATTGAGCGGGCGGCGACCGTTCGACGGGACGCTGCTTCAGGTGCTCCAGGGCAAGCAGTCGAAGGACGCTCCCCCGCTGCCGGTCGACGGGTCGGTGCCGGAGGACCTTCCCGTGCTGGCGATGCGGCTTCTGGCCCGCGATCCGGCTGGCCGTCCCGACGCGCTGGAGGTCGCCCGCGTCGTCTCGGCTGGGGCCATGATCCCCGGTTCGGACGCCAGGGGCGAGCCCGGTGTGCGCCTCGTCGGGCGCGGCCCGCAGCTAGCACAACTGGAGGAGGCGCGCCGAGACATCGATCGCTCGGGTTCCCCGCTGACGGTCTTCATCCGAGGGCGATCGGGGGAGGGGAAGACCACGCTCGCCGAGCAGTTCCTGGCCCCGTTGCGGGAGGACCGGCAGTTGACCATCCTCTCGGGCCGCTGCTACGACCGCGAATCGGTCCCCTTCAAGGCCCTGGACAACCTGATCGACGCCCTGGCCAGCCACCTCAGGGGGCTGCCCCCGGAGGACGCGGCCCTGCTGATGCCGGCGGACGTCGGCCTGCTCGCCGACGTCTTCCCGGTGCTCGGCCGAGTGGACGTGGTCGGCAAGGCCCGCCGCAACCGGCTGGCGGACCTGGACCCCCAACAGATGAGGCGTCGGGCCTTCGCCGCGCTGCGCGAGCTGATGCTGAGGCTCAGCGACCGGGCCCCGGTGGTGATGTTCGTCGACGACCTGCAGTGGGGCGACGACGACAGCGCCGAGGCCCTCTTCGAGATCCTGCGCCCCCCCGAGGCGCCGGCCGTCCTCTTCCTCGGCACCTACCGCTCCGACGAGGCCGAGGGCAGCGCCTTCCTCAACGCCTGGGCCCAACTGCAGCGGAAGCACGACATCGAGGTCGCCCGTCGCGACGTCACCGTCGGTCCGCTGGACGAGCAGCAGCGCGTCGAGCTGCTCACCGACCTGATCGGCCGGGACGACGAGGTCGTCCGCCGCCGCGCCGCCGAGATCGCCCGCGAGACCGGCGGCAACCCGTTCCTGCTGGTCGAGCTGGCCGGCTGCTTCGACCCCGACTCCGACTCCTTCCGGCTCATGCCCGTCGGCGAGGTCATCGCCCAGAAGCTGGGCCGATTGCCGACCGAGGCCCGGGGGTTGCTGGAGGTGATCGCCGTCTCGGGCCAGGCGTTGCCCGTCGACGAGGCGTTGCAAGCCTCCGGAGGGCACTCAGCCCTGTCGCTCAACCCGATGCGCAACGAGCGGCTGGTCCGTCTGCTCGGCGCCGGCGAGGCGTCGAAGCTCGACACCTACCACGACAAGATCCGCGAATCGGTCCTCGACGAGCTGGGCGCGGACGACCGGCGGGCGATCCACGGCCGGCTGGCCGACCTGATCGCGGCGAAGGTGGGGGCCGACCTCGGCCGGCTCGAGACGCTCGCCTCCGGCCCGGATCCCGTAGCCACCGAGGCGGCCACCGCGATCGACCGGATCTACGACCTCGCCTTCCACTTCGACGCGGCCGGCCGTGGGCGGGAGGCTCTCGCCTGCGCGCTGATCGGGGCCGAGCAGGCACGGCGGCGGTTCGCTCCTGAGGTGGCAGCTGCGCAGTACGAGATCGCCCGGCGGAACGCAGGCGAGGCGCCCGATGTCGTCCGCTTCCGGATCGCCGAGGGGTACGGCGAGGCCTTGATGCTGCTGGGCCGCTACGACGAGGCGAACGACACGCTGGATGGGGTGATCGACCTGGTCGATGACCCCGAGCGGAAGGCCCGGGTCGAGTCGCTCCAGGCAGCGATCGCGTTCAAGGAGGGGTTGATCGACCGCAGCATCGCCCTCGGAGAGAGCGGGCTCCGACGCCTCGGGATCCGGGTCCCCCGCACCAGGCCCGGCTGGGTCTTCGCCGCCCTGCACCAGGTCCTCATCCAGACCTGGCACACGCTCTGGCCGTCGCGATTGCATCGGCGCTCGACCACCTCGCGTCGCGACCTCACGATCCGGCTAGGGTACCTGATCAGCGAGCCCTACTTCTTCCAGAACTCGATCAAGGCGCTGTGGGTCCATCTGCTCGGGATGAATCAGGCCGAGCAGGTGGCCCCGTCGTCTCACCTGGCCCTGACGTACGGGATGCATTCCTGCTGGTCAGCGGTGATGGGCTGGAACGTGCGGGGGGCGCGCTACGGCGATCGGGCCATGGCTCTGGCCCGCGAGCTCAACGACCTCTACGCCCAAGGATACAGCTGCGGCTACCAGGGGGCCGGCTTCTACGCCGCGGCTCGCTACGAGGAGGGCCTGGAACAGCTGAACGAGGCGATCGAGCTGCTCAATCGGTCTGGCGACCTCTGGGAGTACCACCTGGCGCGCTTCCACAAGGCCTGCTGTCATTACGGGCTGGGGCAACTCACCGAGGCGGTCGCCGCGGCCCGCGAGACCTTCGCCTCCAGCGCCCGGTTCGGCGACACGAGGACCTACTGCTCCAGCTGGCTCTGGGCGCGGGCCACGGGCGGAGACTTGCCGTTCGAGGAGATCCGGGGCTGCTACCCGATCCGGCCGGACGACATCCTCTCCACGGTCCATGGACTACTCACCGAGGCCGAGTGGCTCGTGTCGCAGGGCCGCACGGGAGATGCGCTCCAGGTCTTCGAGCGGGCGGCTGAGATGGTCCGAACGACGTTCTGCGTCAATGGACACTCCATCCTGGTCATCCCGATGCTGGCCCGGGGGCTCCGGCTGCACGCCGAGGCGATCGCGGGCGAGGACGCGCGTCAGGCTGCCCAGCTCCGACGGCGCAGCGCCCGACTGGCCCGATGGGCCACCCGGTTTTGCTGGCTCTTTCCCGCGACCTATTCCTTGGCGCTCCGGGAGCGTTCCCTGAGCCTGGCCGCCCTGGGGCAGACCCGGAAGGCGCTTCACTTCGCGGAGCGGAGCTGTGCCTTCGCGGAATCCAAGAATGCGAGGTACGAATTCGCGCAGTCCGCCCTCGTCCGGGCGCAGATCGCACGGCATCTGGGGCGGCCTGGGGCTGAGGAGCAGGTCCACGAGGCCCAGGCTGCCCTGGAGGAGATCGAGCGGCCCGTGCGATCGACGGTCAGCCCGGTCGCGTCAGCCGAGTGA
- a CDS encoding AbrB/MazE/SpoVT family DNA-binding domain-containing protein, translated as MASSKKDRKRMGSASRDAGNASTGIRPIATEPSRVGKRGSLVIPAALRRRYGIEEGSIVVAEAHEAGILIRPAMVLPIDPLPPER; from the coding sequence ATGGCAAGCTCCAAGAAGGATCGGAAGCGGATGGGGTCCGCGTCCCGGGACGCCGGGAATGCCTCGACCGGGATCCGTCCGATTGCGACCGAGCCGAGTCGGGTCGGCAAGCGGGGGTCACTGGTCATCCCGGCGGCGCTCCGGCGACGCTACGGGATCGAGGAGGGCAGCATCGTGGTCGCAGAGGCGCACGAGGCGGGGATCCTGATCCGCCCGGCGATGGTCCTCCCGATCGATCCCTTACCGCCCGAACGCTAG